The following are encoded together in the Coregonus clupeaformis isolate EN_2021a unplaced genomic scaffold, ASM2061545v1 scaf1956, whole genome shotgun sequence genome:
- the LOC123487979 gene encoding uncharacterized protein LOC123487979: MSTSTIYRSLLLDSSLASSKMVTESIIFNNPCPSEENVSIQKELPADKVNILHGQPVEEYIVKAEQCIIQVIQDAAVTYTAALDRTDSCGKLSEILSVHVSSENIEEASSDLFGGIISDLHEVSEVNKASMRTKSGRKMFWVEVSSGSQMIYTKTLDKLRKLFTSHHLTEGKNTPVQIELSATGLLVTEATVEESPVQKTDSKTPSMFSASAHQLTLDTCTKGVIKQVISVLRVDTSKEDCSASVGESTSNSSFDFNQKLDSIISKLEDLTISSDVTSAEIATLTRSLSAASRTSNISIQRFHSAEFRAKAKHIVSETILRAASKASHSLLQSMPSTTFSHHAVSTAEDIVNIIMQDLESVSQYTVDDADSFPLGEKKLESQLKPRVVFDNLLDAAQTMYHRVKDRLNIFFSFPPVSVTTAKYVLDSTPCGDTQTF; this comes from the coding sequence ATGTCCACCTCGACAATATACAGATCTCTGCTTCTCGACTCATCTCTCGCCTCCTCTAAGATGGTCACTGAGAGCATTATCTTCAACAACCCATGTCCATCAGAGGAGAATGTGAGTATTCAGAAGGAGCTCCCTGCTGATAAAGTTAACATCCTCCATGGTCAACCAGTGGAGGAGTATATTGTCAAAGCTGAGCAATGCATCATTCAGGTCATTCAGGATGCAGCTGTGACATATACTGCTGCGCTGGATAGAACAGACTCTTGTGGGAAACTGTCGGAAATCCTATCTGTCCATGTTTCCTCAGAGAATATTGAGGAGGCATCCTCTGATCTCTTTGGTGGAATTATTTCCGACCTGCATGAGGTATCTGAGGTCAATAAGGCCTCCATGCGTACGAAATCAGGTCGAAAAATGTTTTGGGTGGAAGTGAGTTCAGGTTCCCAGATGATTTATACCAAAACCCTGGACAAACTAAGGAAGCTGTTCACCTCCCACCATCTCACTGAGGGAAAAAATACTCCTGTGCAAATCGAGCTCTCTGCAACTGGACTACTTGTAACTGAGGCCACTGTGGAGGAATCTCCTGTAcagaagacagacagtaagaccccTTCTATGTTCTCAGCCTCAGCCCACCAGCTCACCCTCGACACCTGCACTAAAGGGGTAATCAAACAGGTGATCTCGGTGCTGAGGGTGGACACTTCAAAGGAAGACTGCTCCGCTTCCGTTGGGGAGAGCACGTCAAATTCATCCTTTGACTTCAACCAGAAGTTGGACTCGATAATTTCGAAATTGGAGGACCTCACCATTTCGAGTGACGTGACGTCAGCCGAGATTGCCACACTCACGCGATCTCTTAGTGCAGCCAGCAGAACCTCTAACATTTCCATCCAGAGATTTCACAGTGCTGAGTTCCGAGCTAAGGCCAAACACATTGTGAGTGAGACCATTCTCAGAGCTGCTAGCAAAGCCAGCCATTCTTTGCTACAGAGCATGCCTAGCACCACCTTCTCACACCATGCGGTTTCTACAGCCGAAGATATAGTAAATATTATCATGCAAGACCTTGAAAGTGTATCCCAGTACACTGTGGATGACGCAGACTCCTTCCCACTAGGAGAGAAAAAGCTGGAGTCCCAGCTCAAACCCAGAGTTGTCTTTGACAACTTATTGGATGCTGCTCAAACCATGTACCACAGAGTAAAGGATAGACTGAACATCTTTTTCTCTTTTCCACCAGTGTCAGTCACCACAGCCAAATATGTGCTGGACTCCACCCCCTGTGGAGACACTCAGACGTTCTAA
- the LOC121561629 gene encoding uncharacterized protein LOC121561629 isoform X2: MSVVSNNSLKRASPLHGSGLSESCKPLVALKDVTVAVSQEGFSKTAKKTLSLILNVIKCRVANSESSSVGQIASEECLIATNMLDSVLESLDQLPDMSAADEITRTESHTSIAMDETGSRSTLVSQQEINISDTNIMVKTIMDTLKTDDPEMTSAEEHLDRLLSVEALQGASGNLIAKVHGLIQEITINRQLQSMVGHRSLSQPALPKPALRKLSKDDASELIYNFAQTSVRRLLGQCMGRPMPPSAEMVLDQVIKLMTDVVMDSLTYVSKSTMEDDTSNATSDITHGVVADLNATEEFPARSLSPADVKADGMARLPSARGEETKKNRKWRFLPKMHKFPKIMIKLFKTKGEPKRYPEQDALPTKRLRETHISQDAECEVPEVPSTPPPKEDLTTTPAPAPQESQSRKRPLIVRVLHALSRAISKPFRGASGKKN; encoded by the exons ATGTCAGTTGTGAGCAACAACAGTTTGAAGAGAGCCTCTCCTCTCCACGGCAGTGGATTGAGTGAAAGTTGCAAACCTCTTGTGGCTCTAAAAGACGTAACAGTGGCAGTCAGCCAAGAAGGCTTTAGCAAAACTGCAAAGAAGACGCTTAGCTTGATCCTAAATGTGATCAAGTGTAGAGTGGCCAACTCTGAGAGTTCATCTGTTGGGCAGATTGCAAGTGAGGAGTGTCTGATAGCCACTAACATGTTAGACTCTGTACTGGAGAGCCTTGACCAGTTGCCTGACATGAGCGCTGCCGATGAGATCACAAGGACAGAATCCCATACCTCTATCGCAATGGACGAGACAGGTTCACGGTCAACGCTTGTGAGCCAACAAGAAATAAACATATCTGACACCAATATCATGGTGAAAACTATAATGGACACATTGAAGACGGACGACCCAGAGATGACTTCAGCAGAAGAACATCTGGATAGGCTCCTGTCAGTTGAAGCCCTTCAAGGTGCATCTGGCAACCTGATCGCAAAGGTCCATGGTCTCATTCAGGAGATAACCATAAACCGCCAGCTTCAATCCATGGTTGGCCACAGAAGCCTCTCTCAACCAGCGCTGCCTAAACCAGCCCTGAGGAAGCTGTCAAAGGACGATGCCTCAGAGCTCATTTACAACTTTGCCCAGACTTCTGTTAGGAGACTCCTGGGGCAGTGTATGGGAAGGCCTATGCCACCATCGGCTGAAATGGTTTTGGATCAGGTCATCAAGTTGATGACAGACGTGGTGATGGACAGCCTGACTTATGTGTCCAAGTCTACAATGGAGGATG ACACCAGCAATGCCACAAGTGACATCactcatggtgttgtagctgaccTTAATGCTACTGAGGAATTCCCTGCCAGGAGCCTTAGCCCGGCTGATGTAAAGGCTGACGGCATGGCCCGTCTTCCCTCTGCCAGAGGGGAAGAGACTAAGAAGAACAGGAAGTGGCGTTTCCTACCGAAAATGCATAAGTTTCCAAAGATCATGATTAAG CTGTTCAAGACAAAAGGGGAACCGAAGAGATACCCTGAACAGGATGCACTGCCTACCAAACGTCTCAGAGAGACTCATATTTCACAGG ATGCTGAGTGTGAGGTTCCAGAGGTTCCATCCACTCCCCCTCCCAAGGAGGACCTGACAACCACACCGGCCCCTGCTCCCCAGGAGTCCCAGTCCCGTAAACGCCCACTCATAGTCAGGGTGTTACACGCTCTCTCCAGAGCCATCTCCAAACCATTCAGAGGAGCTTCTGGGAAGAAGAATTAG
- the LOC121561629 gene encoding uncharacterized protein LOC121561629 isoform X1 has protein sequence MSVVSNNSLKRASPLHGSGLSESCKPLVALKDVTVAVSQEGFSKTAKKTLSLILNVIKCRVANSESSSVGQIASEECLIATNMLDSVLESLDQLPDMSAADEITRTESHTSIAMDETGSRSTLVSQQEINISDTNIMVKTIMDTLKTDDPEMTSAEEHLDRLLSVEALQGASGNLIAKVHGLIQEITINRQLQSMVGHRSLSQPALPKPALRKLSKDDASELIYNFAQTSVRRLLGQCMGRPMPPSAEMVLDQVIKLMTDVVMDSLTYVSKSTMEDVIVHRSVTLACSSHSDTSNATSDITHGVVADLNATEEFPARSLSPADVKADGMARLPSARGEETKKNRKWRFLPKMHKFPKIMIKLFKTKGEPKRYPEQDALPTKRLRETHISQDAECEVPEVPSTPPPKEDLTTTPAPAPQESQSRKRPLIVRVLHALSRAISKPFRGASGKKN, from the exons ATGTCAGTTGTGAGCAACAACAGTTTGAAGAGAGCCTCTCCTCTCCACGGCAGTGGATTGAGTGAAAGTTGCAAACCTCTTGTGGCTCTAAAAGACGTAACAGTGGCAGTCAGCCAAGAAGGCTTTAGCAAAACTGCAAAGAAGACGCTTAGCTTGATCCTAAATGTGATCAAGTGTAGAGTGGCCAACTCTGAGAGTTCATCTGTTGGGCAGATTGCAAGTGAGGAGTGTCTGATAGCCACTAACATGTTAGACTCTGTACTGGAGAGCCTTGACCAGTTGCCTGACATGAGCGCTGCCGATGAGATCACAAGGACAGAATCCCATACCTCTATCGCAATGGACGAGACAGGTTCACGGTCAACGCTTGTGAGCCAACAAGAAATAAACATATCTGACACCAATATCATGGTGAAAACTATAATGGACACATTGAAGACGGACGACCCAGAGATGACTTCAGCAGAAGAACATCTGGATAGGCTCCTGTCAGTTGAAGCCCTTCAAGGTGCATCTGGCAACCTGATCGCAAAGGTCCATGGTCTCATTCAGGAGATAACCATAAACCGCCAGCTTCAATCCATGGTTGGCCACAGAAGCCTCTCTCAACCAGCGCTGCCTAAACCAGCCCTGAGGAAGCTGTCAAAGGACGATGCCTCAGAGCTCATTTACAACTTTGCCCAGACTTCTGTTAGGAGACTCCTGGGGCAGTGTATGGGAAGGCCTATGCCACCATCGGCTGAAATGGTTTTGGATCAGGTCATCAAGTTGATGACAGACGTGGTGATGGACAGCCTGACTTATGTGTCCAAGTCTACAATGGAGGATG TTATTGTACACAGGTCGGTCACACTAGCGTGCTCTTCTCACTCAGACACCAGCAATGCCACAAGTGACATCactcatggtgttgtagctgaccTTAATGCTACTGAGGAATTCCCTGCCAGGAGCCTTAGCCCGGCTGATGTAAAGGCTGACGGCATGGCCCGTCTTCCCTCTGCCAGAGGGGAAGAGACTAAGAAGAACAGGAAGTGGCGTTTCCTACCGAAAATGCATAAGTTTCCAAAGATCATGATTAAG CTGTTCAAGACAAAAGGGGAACCGAAGAGATACCCTGAACAGGATGCACTGCCTACCAAACGTCTCAGAGAGACTCATATTTCACAGG ATGCTGAGTGTGAGGTTCCAGAGGTTCCATCCACTCCCCCTCCCAAGGAGGACCTGACAACCACACCGGCCCCTGCTCCCCAGGAGTCCCAGTCCCGTAAACGCCCACTCATAGTCAGGGTGTTACACGCTCTCTCCAGAGCCATCTCCAAACCATTCAGAGGAGCTTCTGGGAAGAAGAATTAG